In the genome of Methanopyrus kandleri AV19, one region contains:
- a CDS encoding PhoH family protein, which translates to MKELMGVEPQTEGQERLVEALLNEENEIVAVFGPTGTGKTLFCAAYGVQAVMEGEYDRFIVTRPLVDVATKQEMSSADLPEKFEEMVVTPVMDVLSRFTGRDELQQLVDEGKIMIVDTHFVRGRTFDDAVILLDEVQNMLPENAGEVLARMGHNSRLLITGDPVLQKDVDIDRCGATVMREVLAEEPKAEVVDLGTRDIVRPGAERGVHLQLEIRVRNREMNDVEREIMDVVQVEAPDADVLTVLYVEPIAEDLEIKTENVPQAVIVTKEGHVGRVVGTGGERIERIEAETNMRIVVTHLTLDFVDFIADIHPVPWIGERIVDVDIAGPNLKVWIDQKDFGPFMGQRGRYARYVEEVLQELLGMGLEVEQA; encoded by the coding sequence ATGAAGGAGTTGATGGGTGTAGAGCCGCAGACCGAAGGACAGGAGCGACTGGTCGAAGCGCTGCTAAACGAGGAGAATGAAATAGTGGCCGTGTTCGGCCCCACGGGCACCGGTAAGACCCTGTTCTGTGCGGCGTACGGCGTGCAGGCCGTGATGGAAGGTGAGTACGACCGGTTCATAGTGACCCGTCCACTCGTCGACGTGGCCACCAAGCAAGAGATGAGCTCCGCGGACCTGCCCGAGAAGTTCGAAGAGATGGTGGTTACCCCGGTCATGGACGTGCTCTCACGGTTCACCGGGCGGGACGAGCTCCAGCAGTTAGTGGACGAGGGCAAGATCATGATCGTGGATACGCACTTCGTCCGTGGACGCACGTTCGACGACGCCGTGATACTGCTGGATGAAGTCCAGAACATGCTGCCCGAGAACGCGGGTGAGGTGCTGGCGCGAATGGGTCACAACTCCCGACTGCTGATCACCGGCGACCCGGTACTTCAGAAGGACGTCGACATCGACCGGTGCGGAGCCACCGTGATGCGTGAGGTCTTGGCAGAGGAACCCAAGGCGGAAGTCGTGGACCTGGGCACGAGGGACATCGTACGCCCCGGTGCTGAGCGGGGCGTGCACCTACAGCTGGAAATCCGCGTCCGTAACAGGGAGATGAACGACGTGGAGCGGGAGATCATGGACGTGGTCCAAGTCGAGGCACCGGACGCCGACGTGCTCACGGTGCTCTACGTGGAGCCGATCGCGGAAGACCTCGAGATCAAGACCGAGAACGTTCCGCAGGCGGTGATCGTTACCAAGGAAGGCCACGTAGGTCGCGTCGTAGGAACGGGAGGTGAGCGTATCGAGAGGATAGAGGCGGAGACGAACATGAGGATCGTCGTGACGCACCTCACACTGGACTTCGTCGACTTCATCGCGGACATCCACCCGGTGCCGTGGATAGGAGAACGTATCGTGGACGTGGACATAGCCGGTCCGAACCTGAAGGTATGGATCGACCAGAAGGACTTCGGACCGTTCATGGGACAGCGGGGCAGGTACGCGCGGTACGTCGAGGAGGTGCTACAGGAGCTACTGGGGATGGGACTGGAGGTCGAGCAGGCTTGA